From the genome of Grus americana isolate bGruAme1 chromosome 4, bGruAme1.mat, whole genome shotgun sequence:
caCAGAACTATGTTTTAGAACTACAAATGAAGAGCGACTTAATTACAACACTTCATTTGTACATTCAGTACTGCTGTCCTGACATTCCTCAGTTTGCTGTTGAATAAAGATAGAGTTGGAAGTTTATATCAGTTCATATATCAGTATCTAAAATGCCAGAAAGAGTAAAAGGTAGACTTACGTACTTCTGGATCACTTTCTGGACTCCACGGTTCTTACTCTTAGTAGGACTGATTTTGCtgctgcaaatttttttttttttgtcttttcagaagatgaaaaagctAAGCGTGAAGTTTCCTCTTGGACCCTGGAAGGTGACGTTAACACAAATCCTTGGTCTGGTTATCGATACACTGGTAAACTCAGGCCACACTATCCACTGGTAAGCAACAGGTGCCACTCTGTACTCCCACCGCCATTGCATTCTGTAGCAAGTAACGGGCCAGTCCTGACCTGATTACCTCTCACATTTTAGCTGAGAGAGGAAAGCTGCTTAAACAGCCTGAATCTGATGGCAAGGACGTGCATGACTGTGGTTCATTTTGATTTAACTTGATTTATCTCTTAGTATATTTAAATTGAAGGAAGTGCCTGTAAGGTAACATGCATCAGTAACAGGCTTACGCTCATACCTTTTGGCTGTACCTTTTGACATTCATTCTGCAAAAAGATGCTACTAGTTCAGATGATGTCTTCTCCTAGCTGTTTACTCTTCTCACCAATAATGGAGCAGTCTGTTTCAGAAAAACTCAGGggaattaatttagaaattaaataaatgggtttatattattttatgtcAATGGTTTGAAATAACCTGGTGGGTAACCTGGtgaacagctctgctgaaggaACAGAGGTTTATAGTAATCTCCAGCACTGAAATGGCAAAGAATAACTGAGGTCAGTAACATCTTCGGCTGTGAAAGGTGGGTTTAGAAGATGACCTCGCTAtagctatatttttaaattggtaCAAGTTTGTACGTGGAATAAGCCAAAGTTTTGACAGGAATAATGGCATTTTATTTACACGTGTCTTTTCTAAATGGCCTGTGCTAGAAATACTGCCTCTGTGGCATCCTCTCTGTAGTCTTCTCCATCTCATCTCCCAGGCTCATCAGAAAACAGATTAACAGAGCCTGAGCCTGTGCGTGTGAGAGAGTCACTGGAGAAAGAGTGTTTTGGATATGTCGCTGGCCAAGTAATTTAGTATTGATTGTTATCACtgagcatttgcttttttgccTTCTGACTGCTGTAGGATTGATGCAAATGAAACTATAATAAAAAGTGCTAATGACTAGGGTGATGATTAGAAATAACAATCTTGCTAATAGACACTAATAACCAGAGAGAGGAAGGATGTATTTGGAACCAGTGCATTTGCAGTCTGGAAAGTAGCAGAACAAACACTACAATATAACAGGGATAATATGTTATAAAACCAATTTCATTTATTGACACATAAAAGTATGGTTTTTACAAAGCTGTGAAGTTGGCTATTAGAGGTTGTATGAtatgaaagcaataaaaagtaaCAGGAGAATCtttgagaaatgaaaattgGAACTGTTTTGGAGTGTTTGCATACTTCACAACTTTTTCTAAGTGGAATTAGCCatatttcactgtatttaattttgctgCATGAGTCTCTGATTTTATGACTGTAATAAGTATTCTTGCAACCTAACCAGCTTTGACTATGATTTATTTAGACGCCAACGAGACCTGTGCCAAGTTATATTCAGAGACCGGATTATGCTGATCACCCACTAGGTAACTTGAAATAAACCACAATTATGGagtgttatttttgctttctatttttcttttaatggaagAAGCCTTTAAAGCATGAAGGAGATACGTTGGCTGTCACAGGTGACTTCTGCAAAGTCATTCTCAGTGACATCAGTGTATCTGTTGGAAATGTgttataaaataacaaaaccaaacaaaactgcAGTAAGCAACCCGCAAAACAAAACTGACATATGTGAGTTCCAGCTATTTTTGGACATAGAAAGAAGACATTCAAAATTACTTGGttattggtttgttttggtattttcccctttttacaTTGGTATTGGTGCTTTGCATTTCCCAAAAAAGCTGCTATAAAAAGTCTGTTagaaggattttaaaatctttggcCGTTCTTTAGTTATTCTTTacagaatgtaaatatttaaacaacacaaaacactgTCTTTTAGGGGGTCATTCAACTATAAAACTGGGCTTGTACAGAATCTGGTAGGAAGAATTTACATGTTTTTATCAGGTGATTATTGCAATAGTATAACTAGAAATATTCACAAGCTTTATGGCTCTTTTAGAATATTATTTATTAGTATTTATTATCTCCaaagcagctaaaaaaaaaaagaagaaaaatgactgctctatgaataaaataatttccttgtaaatgtgatttttacGGTTGTGTTTTGACTAACTGGACATGGTGGTTTTATGCAGTAAGGGAACGGGCATCCTGAGCACATGTGGGCATTATTTGTGGAAGGCTTATGAATTCAAATTGATCTGGAGAATGATGATAATACTATGACTGTGTGGGTTCGTTACTTTAGTCTGTGGTGAGAAAGTACATACTTTTATTGCCATTGGTAAGCTAAGTAAGTTCCTTGATTGGACATGTGTAGCAATCACTCTTccacataacatttttttttcctttctgttttttttctcctcccccttttttcttttcaggaatgTCTGAATCAGAACAGGCTTTAAAAGGAACCtctcaaataaaaatactctcATCTGAGGATATAGAAGGGATGCGAGTAGTGTGTAGGGTAAGGGAGATTTGGTTTTCATTACAGAGGGcctttattctttaaaaatctataGTGATTTTACCAGTTTGTGACAGCACATTTGAGAGTACAAATTTTCAAACCACTtttaagcactgaaaaatattttgggaaagtTGGTATTTTATTGGTGTCTCTCTCCTTGTGACTCCCAATTCACAGTAAACTATTTTGCAAGCAGAAAGATGACTTCTAtctggttttttgctttgttgttaTTAGTGAGATAATCTGTGGCTGAGACGTTACtgttaaaacatattttatagtgcataaataagaacagaatGTCTTTCTCTCCAAGAGTTTTTACTAAGTaaaaactaaaaagcaaaatcaaaacaaggCCCCATCCCTAACAATTTTTGAAAAAGAGCCGTTCATTTGTAATCACTTCCTTGTGCATAAACTCAaactttgaaatgtatttaggTAGTCTGGTTTACGTTTGGTATTCAAGGAGATTGTGGCCCAAATCTTAATTGGGGTATTTTCAAATCTCACAGAGGTGGCTTAGTAATATAACCTGTCGACATCTTGAAGTCTTTCTAGAGTCTAAATCTGCCAAGCTTTACTAGCAATCTCAGCATAGCTGTAGCAAATGGGTTGCTAACCTTCTGAGGAATAGTCCTGGTCTTATTTTAAATCAgtacttttgtttcatttgcagcTTGCTAGGGAAGTATTGGATGTTGCTGCCATGATGGTGAAAGCAGGTGTAACTACAGAAGAAATTGATCATGCTGTCCATTTAGTAAGGTTATTTTATTGTTCTTCTGGTGTTtataatgctttcttttatctctttatttttgaatgattgctgtgtggttttctttgttgttgctTGAATTcctgttctttattttgaaCTGTTTCCAAATTTGAAGCTAGTGGGTAGTGCGGATGTTAGAATACATTACAGCACAATGGTAAATTTAAAATGAGCCCTGAGTTAGGAACTCCTGGGCCTCTCTCTGAATCAGCTCCTTCCATGATTTCCAGCTTCAGATTCCCTCTAAGTTTCTTCACCTGTTTTCTCAGTTAACTtcatataattttctttcctctaaaCCGTTTTTGCTCCACAGATACCATTATATAAAGAACATCATATGTAGGCcgtggatttttttgtgtgctctgTGTTGTTGGTTAAGATGCACAGAGGAGAAAGTTTATTTATGATCAGGAATCAGAACTGAGGAGCCTGAGAGAGAATTGAAACAAGATGTTTGATGCAGTCAGGCAAACTAAAGCCCCATCCAGAGAAGTATTTGAAATACATGTTCAAGTATTTTCCTGGCTTAACTATTCATAGATACTTGAATtgagtaatctttttttttttttctttgctgtcttttctgtAAGGCATGTAAACTGATTATTGAGCATACTTGTGTGCACCGTGGGGAAGGCAACAATTTTGGTATAGCTGCATTTGCAGCTGTTGAGCCAAGATTGTAAGGAACTTATACTGTGGTTTGATTAGGCTGGAGGTTTCTGTTGAACTGCATTAAACACTAAATTATTTGCTTATACATAATGTCCAGTATGAACAACTAGTAGTTAAAATGGTGTTATTCTTCCTCAGCAGTTTCCAAAAACTTTTGCATGGCAGATTGTTGATACTGACTGATATCTCCAATTggtattttgtggttttaaacagtattatttaaaaaaaaaaaaaaagaaaaagttaacacagtattatttttccagaattgctTAGTATGTCATCTAGCATGTATATGTCTATGTATGTaagtaaatataaaacaaaaatctcaaacAGGTTATTAGAGTGAGTGCAAAGGAAGCAGTTTAAGGTTTTAAAGCTAGGGGTGAGAGAGAGGtgctaaattttattttgtgtagcTTGTGTGTTTTGCAAAAATACTTAGTCTTAGACCAGGTGCTTAAAAAAGTCATTGAAAATGGCTGGGTTTTTTAACCAAATAAATATTGCTGTGCATTGTTTTAAACCTGAATATTTCAGCATTGGTAGTTGAACATAAGAATGagtagaaacaaaattaaagtaGCTTTACTTTCTTCCTAGTAAGAAATACAAAGCATAACAAAATACCGTAATGCCAAAAAATGCTTGAAGAAACTAGTTTGCAAGAGTCACTGGTCTTCAACCTATCATTATTACTGTAAAGCTGTTGTGTGCACGATTTTTCTTTGTACAAAACTTACTAACATAAAGTGTATTTTCTAAATTAGGCTTGTATTGCAAGGAATTGCTATCCTTCCCCTCTGAATTATTATAATTTCCCTAAGTCGTGTTGTACATCAGTGAATGAAGTGATCTGTCATGGAATTCCTGACCGGAGGCCATTGCAGGAGGGAGATATTGTTAATGGTAAGTGCTATGAAAATTAACTCAGCATTTCTGACTTTCAGCATTTCTACCTTTTATCCAGTTAAACCACGCAGTAAGGTGAGGTTTCACTAGCAGACAACATGATTGGAATAGCTTCTTAAAAGAGGCTTTCGTTTTCATTTACCAATTAAGTACATATTTAAGTTAATGagtttatttaataaaactattttaaaagtttgatcCACTTTAAGAGCTTTATAATTCTTCTACCCTAGTTCTGTGCATTAGTATAGTACCTGAGTATTCCGCTTATGGGCTAGGTTCCAGTTGTTACAGACTTTATAAATAGTGAATAAAATGTATATTGAATTATTCAACTGGATTAGTTCTGTGTGAATTCTTAATCAGATGGCTCTCAATCCTTAAGATTTTGCTACAGACATGATGATTATGATGACTGTTAAGGATCCTAATGGTGAGGCGTTGTATAGGAACCTATTAAAAAACACACCCCTTTTTTGAACATCTCTCAACCTAACAGTACCACCTACTTTTTATTCATGATACTCAAGGTGCTTAAGCCTTCTTGGGTGGTGAGGGATACTTTTATAAACTACTTGCccgtttttccttttctcattcagTTCTTCTGGGTTTGGCAGTGAAAAttaatgacacttttttttttggtactaaCAATTGCACCTTTGTTTATTGCattggtttgcttttcttttatccATAAATAAATACCCAGCGTATCCTAAGGTTTGGCCTACCTCTAGAAGCAGGTTGGAATCCTTTTAGATTGACAGATATTTGATATATGTTAACACAATAATAGCTACTAAGTCTACAGCTCAGTGCTATGGGTACCAGCGTTTTCAGAACAAGCCTCATGATTGCTGCCCCTTTCTAGGTCATGTTTGGTCTGCCTGATAGCTCTGAGCTGTAGCGTACATGTAACCATTTGGTCAAAGCtactttatctttttctttttttttttaatttcaaagatgATGCCTTTGCACAGCTCTCTGTTGTTGCCAGCTTTTCTGACATAGCTGGAGTCCAAACTAAGAAGGCCAGTTAAGCTTACTAGGTTGGCTTCATCCTACACGGTGCATTACCTTGCCACTATTTGCATGCCAAGGCTGTACCTCAGCACTAGAAAACACCTTTTATAAGAAAGTTTAGTCATACCTTTGTCCgcatccctgccctgcctgcacttgCCCaagccttctgctttctttggaTGAGGAAGAACTAGTTTACTCTTTTGTAGCTGTTGGTCTTGTTAAAAAATGGTCCACATGTTGTGGATTGAAGATGCATTTCCCATGGCCTCAGAAGACTTCCAAATCTTGTAGGGTTCCTTTTGGTAAGGTAGTGGCTCAAAAGGCTCTATAAGAGGAGGAACAAAACAGGGTACAAAGCAGGAGATAGAAAAAGTACTTTGGAGGGAACGTGCCCAGTGAACAATGGAGGGAAGTGCCCGTCTTTCTCTTAAAACTTTTTAGCCTGCTGGAAGCAAAAGGTGGCCACGTCAAAGGCCAAACCAGGTTTTTAGAATCACAGGAAAACATCATCCAGAAGGTACTGGCAGGTGGTAACTAGTTCAACCTCCTCCAAGCAGGCATCATAGCGTTTTGTTATCATACTGGTTCCCTGGCAGCAGATTCTTAAACAAAGCTGATCTCTCTGCAACGTGAGATGTTCTGGCCAAATCTGGCAGCATCAAAAGAAGGTCTTGTAATCACATGGCCTGTAGAGATAGCTTCTTTGCAGCAAGTAGTCTGGACAGTGTGCTAAGGAGCTCGGATATACAGTTCACAAGAAACTTACCTGGATAAGTTACCAGGGTGCTGGTTTCTCTATGGTCCTGTTGTTACATTGCTAGAGATGGATGCTGGTTGAAACAGTCCACTAGTCCCTTGCAATCCTGCAGCAAGTACAGTGTAACCCTGCACATGCATGCGTCCGTAGCAGGCAGCGTTGGTTTTGTGCAGTGTTAATTTCACTCTTAAATGTTTGCCAGCAGTACAGATTTACTGTTGACACCAGTGGTGTTTTTTCCCGTATTTTCCTATCAAGGTTGTACTGGTCTCTCTAAGCAGCTCATATACCATAGTCCTAAAGCATTATTGCTCAGCAGAGTTTCCTTCATGGCTATTTCCCTGGGAGGAGGGGGTCTGCGGGTGGATTTCTTCATGAATAGCAGTTCAATAATTATTCTAGTGGTGTTGGTACACTAGCAGCTATTAGACCTACCAGACTACTGACAAAGTCTGTTAAACACAAAAGTACCCATTCTACCACAGGAAGTCAACTTGATATGCAAATCTAGAATATTTTGCATGGGTTTACTATGTATAATGACTGTATGATGGCAGGTTTTAGTTTTTTTACTCGTCTGCTATGAGAGACAGGATACTAGAATAGATGACAGCTATGTCTAAACTGGTAGGCTGGTTCCCATGTTTTGTAAAAGGACTATTTGCAACAAACATCTTGTATGGATGTTCTTAATctaaaaaagcatattttttttggAGTAAGTTAAactaaaaaagatttttttttcctccatcaaaACTACTTATGCTGCTATTTTTCAAGAATTAATTATATCACTTTTAGTTTACAGCCAACTTTGTACACAAAGCAAACAAGTTAGAGTTTTGCTGCCACATAATTCTAAACTTTTATTATATGTTCTTCTAAACCTTGGTTGTTTAAGCATGCCCTTTTCATTCTTGCTCTTTGCCTGATACTGAATgtttaaattctttcatttgaaagaaaaaagggaaaaaaagttttatttggtGTGTTTTTCTTAGTCAGGAATATTGTTGGAAAGTTGCTGTGTATTTAATGTTCaagaaattttaccttttttgctGGAAGCAATGGGGTTTCGCATTACAATTTTTGCAAATACGTGATTTATTCTAAACGTGCATAGAAATGACTGAAGTTAAAATATGTGTTAAAACATCTTTACATACCTTTAAAAATTTCCCTCTGTTAGTGCCGGAATTAgttctaagaaaatattttaaccagGTAAATCACCATGGAGCAAAGaacttctctttcctgtttttataTTTACCTAGAAAACCAATCATAACCTTGCTGTGTCTGTGTTGTATTGGtatggggtttttattttccttttttttaattaaatcaaacTGTTGACCAGTGAAACACTATCTTATTAATTCTATAGAATCTACAGGATAAGCATGAGAGAATTGATTCTGCTGGAAGAGTTTACATATTGACTTCTTCCAAAGTAATCTTACAACTTCACAATTACACTACTACATTTTTACATGGTTTTTGTTGTCCTTTCACAAATCAAGAGACAAGGAGCGAGAAATACAGTGGTAGTATTACAACATATCTGGTATTCTTTGCAGTGGATATTACTGTCTATCGTAATGGTTACCATGGCGATCTGAACGAGACGTTTTACGTTGGAGAAGTTGATGAGGGTGCAAGGAGACTTGTCCAAACAACTTATGAGTGCCTAATGCAAGCCATCGACGCAGGTAAACCCTTTGGCTGTAGCCTGAAGCattatggttttggttttcaaacATGAGTGCTCATATTTGCTATTACCCGGGAATGACTTCTGTTGTAGAACACGGAAGCTTTAGTGTGTGTCACTAGCAGATGATGTGTATTGTACAGTGCGGTGATTCTTCAAGTGACACAGTTCTGTGGGCGGTGGTTGcaacttttatttgaaatgtggGTTGACAAGGAAAATGTAATTGATGCTGAGCTGATCCACATATGATGATATTTACATGGAAACAGCCTTTTTGGGCTATTAGTTAGCTGAATAAGACATTCTTGATCTGAGCAGTTTAGAGAACATGAAgaacaaaatgtgttttggaaaaggaaagtaTGGATTCCTACTTTTATAATTTGTGTGGTGTTGCACAATGAACCAATAAAGTTAAAACATTGAACTCTTAAACAGATCTCTTTACCCCTGCCAAACCTGATGGTTATTTCGTAAGTCTAATCATGACCTCTTGATTTTCAACTGTGGGAGCGTGCCAGAGAAGACAGATCCGTATCCTTCAGTACCCACAGAATTTTAATTATGTTGCTTTGATATAACTCAGGACAGCTCATTGAAACGTACAATGAGATAGACAGGTAGCTAGAGAATGTCGTGTTCAACTTCATTCACAAAGGAATATACTAAGTTCTCTTAgacaaacagagaaaacaaaaatctcccAAGTCCCTGGAAATATTTCTATCATCTGTGTATTTTATACCCTGTAGATTCTTAAAATCCCCAATAAAATTTACTCACCTCATCGCCTCTAAAGGCTGAAGATTAAGGTGCTATATATGAAGGCTTTAAACTTGCATTGAatcaaaagtaaacaaaaaaaattataatgaacTTACTTGGATTAATAATTTGGAGATAGCCAagctgaaaagacaaaaatccatATGAATGATGTCTTGCATATCCATTGTGCAGtcaagaaaatactgcagagtTGAGCTGTGAAGAATATAGATCACCTATTTATGTGGGATTACTATTCTGAAATGAccactttgtttttcagagctaAATCAGAATAATGTTTATCTTTGCTCctgtactttatttttatagtaaatGTTATACATGTTGTCTCTTCTCTTTCATAACCTGGCTTTGATGTATAAACTATGAGAGAAATTCACCTTTGTGTTCATTATGAGATTTAAATTCTCAGTGTAACTCTTCTTTACCAACTTTTTAGATGCTGTAACAGGGTTTAATGGGTTTTAGCCATTCCCTGCAAGTAGGAATTCTGGCAGCAAGTGCCTCAGCTGTTAAAAAGGGTCACCTCTCCCCTGTTTAAATCATCTTAATTTCTTGGCATTGGACGAGCAGAGCTCTCACTAGGAGAGTTTtatgagagagagaagcagagcgCTCCTTGCTGCATCGATATGAGTTCCTTGGTGTATTGTCAAGCCTGACAGACATGGTACTACTTCACAACTATTTAGCACAAAACCAacagattttttcctctcttccctgctgtgtcatttatttatttatttatttggggaaaagtACACACACTCCAGTAATCTaaatttcttgttattttctgtaaattcagCTTACTGATTTAAGTTGTAGTTGTTTACATCAGCAGAGAATTGAACTAAATGGCTTGCTTCGTGTAAAGTTTTAGCTATGTATGTGACATCTGCTTAAGATGGCTCCACATAAGCACACATCTAGTTCCTGAAGGAACAGTATATATTCATGGAGTTGTGAATGATCTTGAAATAGCCTttacattcttcttttctttttagtggCTCAAGGTTGCTTTTGGTATGCATCTTCATTAGCTGATGAATGAGGCAATGTTGCTTTTATGGCATTATTATTCCCTTGTCCAGGTGCTCAGAGTGAATTTTTCACACCATTTTTATCTGTTTCAAACTCGTTAACTTTTAATGCTTCCTAAAAAGATTGTCAAAAAAGTTAGTCCTACATATGAACATTCTTCTTTGCTGTAGCGTTGCCACTAAAAATCTTGTCTAAGGCTAGAGATACCTAGAGAACTagagttttgtctttttgtttccccCTTCTTTGTCCTTCACATAtaattgtttttcctctttatttgcGTGCACTTTTCACATAGTAGTAGAGACATAAGTGTACATTAAAATATAGTTCATACATTCATTGAAAGAAGCACTGCAATTGTGGGTATGAGAAGTTATCAAGTActttgaaagtctttttttttaatttcaaacttCAACATCCTTTTGTGAGCACTTACATccacaaaaggaagaaagtagtGTTCTTGTGAAGgagtttccttctttctctctcattttctcttttatatgAGACTGTTTCCTCCCTCTGTCATGTTATTGCACTCACTTACATACTTGGTGGATTAAGCGATCGTAGGAAGTCGCATACTAGAACAGATGGCCATACAAGCCACGAGCACTACAGAGATATAGCCTGTATGGTGTTTGATGGTCAGTTATGTTGAAGGAAAGCTCTATAAATTTCCATCTGTATCTCTAATTTTGCAGTAAAACCTGGTGTTCGATACAGAGAACTGGGAAACATTATTCAGAAACACGCTCAAGCAAATGGATTTTCAGTGGTTCGGAGCTACTGTGGGCATGGAATCCATAAACTTTTCCATACGGCCCCTAACGTGCCACATTATGCCAGTGAGTATTCATTCCTTTTGGGTTGTCCTGTAGGCAAGAAGTGGGTTGCAATGAATGCACCCAATTTACTTCTTGCTTGTATTCTAATAAAGTAGCATGTTGCCTGACAGCCATCAAGTTAGCGTTTTGCACTtgtgaaataattcttttttctaaacTCTGGACCATAGTATGCTTTATGAACCTAAATAAGGTGAATATATACTGAGACAATCTATGCCTAC
Proteins encoded in this window:
- the METAP1 gene encoding methionine aminopeptidase 1; its protein translation is MAAVETRVCETAGCSSEAKLQCPTCLKLGIQGSYFCSQECFKGSWATHKLLHKKAKDEKAKREVSSWTLEGDVNTNPWSGYRYTGKLRPHYPLTPTRPVPSYIQRPDYADHPLGMSESEQALKGTSQIKILSSEDIEGMRVVCRLAREVLDVAAMMVKAGVTTEEIDHAVHLACIARNCYPSPLNYYNFPKSCCTSVNEVICHGIPDRRPLQEGDIVNVDITVYRNGYHGDLNETFYVGEVDEGARRLVQTTYECLMQAIDAVKPGVRYRELGNIIQKHAQANGFSVVRSYCGHGIHKLFHTAPNVPHYAKNKAVGVMKPGHVFTIEPMICEGGWQDETWPDGWTAVTRDGKRSAQFEHTLLVTDTGCEILTRRLDSIRPHFMSQ